GACTAGAAAAAGGGAGGAGTGCAAGGGGAGAAAAGAGGAGTGCCAACATCGGAACAAAAAAAGAGCAACTAACGAAGAACATCCATAAAAGCAGTAAAACCGATATGCAACACCACCTGACGAGAATCTCTAACCACTTCTGGCTTTTCAGATTGCAAAAGTAGCAAGAAGCGCATGCAGTACAGCCCAATATAATATAATGCCAAGCCGTAAAACAGGTTTCCGCATTAGAGCCCGATCACAAGACATCCTGTATGGTTGTGTACAAGATGATTTAGTTATCACAAAATCTAGGTAAGTTTCAAATTGAAATAttaccaagaaaagaaaataaggacTGGACATGCTTACCAAAGGCCATCGACCATGTCACTCACGGGTCTAGTAAATCTTGGAACAATTCTTGAAGTCGTGAGTGACTTGAAACCATGAACTACAGCCGAAGAAACAAACAAATGTTAAACCAGTAAGAAATGCCTTCAGTGACTTATCTGACTTGGTATTGAACGGGAAAGACCAGTAAAAGATGGCAGCAATTATATCAGCATAGGATTACCTTTATCATCCTCTTCATCTTCCAACCTACCACTGCTCCCAGAATCCATATCTATGGCAATCGCAACTTGGTCATTATTGCCTTTGCGCAAACTGCGGACTTGAGGTGCAACGGAGGTCCCAGCTACTGCCCAGTtgtttttctattaaaaatccACAAAATAAAGTCATTAGTGACATTACAATACTCTGAAAGAGGCCTCTAAAATGTGAGTTTGTAAataaataacatataacaaTCTCACCGCAGGCTCAACCTCAACAATTTCAGAGGTGCTGCTAGTTCCCCGGCCAGAATCTCCCACACCGTCAAGCAAATTTAGCCGTGATTCCTTCTCATGTAAAGACTTCTCAAGAGTTTCTCCTTTGCGCATTAATTCTTCTACCTTACTCCTTTCTACTTGCAACAGTGTATCCTTACTCTGAGCCACAGCTCGTAGATCCCCCAAATCTTGAATTACAAAATCAATCTTTTTCTTTAATATTTCCTTGTGGTCAGAAACTTGATCATTGTTCTGATCCCCATTGTGCATCCCGACCCGAGCAATATTCATATCAAGCCATGTTAGTAACTCATGGAAATCTTCCGAATTTCTCTTGTTGCTGGTTTGTGATGCAGCAAGAACATCATTCGTGCACCTAGTGACCTCTTGCCTTAAGAAGGATATCTCATCATCCCGTTCTTGCAACTGTGATTGGAGCTTTTCCACCTCAGCAAGGAGGCTTGCAGATAGATGATGTAGCTCATCAAACTTACTGACAGTGATGGAAAGCTTTTTCATAACCTTCCCGCGGGAAGTTTCAAGGTTCTCCAAATCTAGATTCTTTTGTTCCACAACCTTTTCCAGTTCCTTAATCCTGGAAGTGTGACCTTGCATCTGCACCTCCTCATCATCAAGTGCTTGCATTAGGTCCTCAATCTCTGCAATCACAAGCAATTTTGATAATTGGTGCCAAAATAACCGTTTTAAATTTcacttaaagaaaaaaataattatttgaaaatgtgTTAAATTCAACAGCAGTAACTGAAGCAATAGTAGATTCAATAACTGACCTTGATCTTTAGCAGCAATCACATCAGTCAGTGATCTGACCCTCTCTTGTAACTCGGTAGAAGTAGCACAGCCATCTTCTAACTCATTCACTCTCTGCTCCAATAAGTTATGTTCGCCATTCATCACTTCCAACCGTTTCTCCAAATCATGCACCAAAGATTTTGAAGATTGAAGCTCCATCGAATAACTCGTTGCAGCTGCTTCAGCATGCTTGATTTGACTTACAAGCTCCATGCAAATCCTTTCCCTTTGAACGTCCTTCTCCTGAAGCTCTTTCTGCAACTTTGAAATGGTAATCTTCAACTCCTTTTGGCCACCTTCCACAATTTCAGTTGTCAGAGAACCAAAATCACTCACAGTTGACAATAGCATGTCTGTCATACTCCTGACACGTTCCTCAGAGCGAAACTGATCTTCTCCACTAAATGAAAGTCCATCCTCAGAAAGTTCTGCTAGCTTCAATCTCATCCCTTGTTCTCCAGCAGACCAACCATTTCCAACCAATTCAGCTTTTCTTCTACCCATTTCCATAACTGATTTAGTGCATGCTTCAAAAAGCAAGGCAATATTTCTGCGCAAAAGAAGAAGCTCATTatccttttccttttcaacCATTTCCATATGCAACAAGTCTCTCTTCAAGGATTCAAATGACTCATTTTTGGAAGTTAATTCTCCACGAACAATTGCCATTGATTTAGATATACTGCTAGCCTTTTCATGTAATGAAATTGAGTGTTCATCTAATTTTTCTTTAAGCAAACCAATCTCCATCTCGAGTTCTTGCAGATAATGCCTTGCATGAGTAAAGATTTCAATTATAAAATTGTCATCAAATTGGCCATGCATGTTGGAGTCTGACCAAGAATTCGTCGAAATAAAGTTCTCCTGAACAGGGAAGCCAAAATTAAAAGATGAGAAAATAATGAACGAAATGAtactaaattaaaataataagagTGAAGAGTGCTTCACATCAAATTTAAAGACTATAATTGCCATACAAAATATAACAGTAAAATTATAAACAATTATGATACAAGAATAATAGTCCTCAGTGATGATGATAATAACAGTAAAGGTAATGATAAGATTATTACTATAATTCAAATTTTGGATCCAAAGTGGCGTGACTGTATTTATTTCTTCGTTCTTAATCCCACATACTGTAACATGAGTCCCAATTACTTTTAGCGAAGCTAATGTCATGCCATCTGTCACATCGTTTTCTAACCAATAAGTTGGAATTTATAAATAAAGCAGACCTATAAAATAAATAGACCAGAGAGAAATACATATACATGAAATCAATTCTTCAATAATTGTTTCTAACTTAAGGGGCTTCATTTCTATTTCTAACCAGCTCACTGCAGTCAACAAAGTATacatttttcaaacaaaaccaTTGCACTCGTTTGACTTTAAATGAAGTTTACTTGAATTTTCGGGCACAGGGAAGGTACGACAGAGTTGAAACAAAGGCATACAAAATAAAGGACCTATAATTGGTAGAAAACGGCCTTTGACAAGCCATATAGAATGATAAGATTATTGAAATACGAGCATATCATACTGGAACAAATAATCAAGCGTGCACATAAAAAAAAGCACCTTGTCTGATTTACTCGTGATGAATCCATCGCTTGTAGTGAAAAGGGGCACATCAACCACATCAGCAGCACTGCTTGATTTGAGGCAGGAACCAATACCAGACTCCAGGTTTTGCAAAAATACCAAGTCCTGGTGAAAAACACCAGCCAATAAACTAGTGACATCATGAAACCCCTTCCTGAGTTGATCTACACCAGACTTTAGTCCTGAAAATTCAGAAAattggtgttttctttcctcAGAGTGAGCAGTAGAAACCATTTCAAGATGTGAAAGAGCTTCGAGTTTGGCAGCCTCTGCAAGATCCCTTTCCTTGGAGAGTATAGCAAGTTCACTCGCAGATTTTGCTAGCTCTTCCTGGAGACCATCATTTCTCTCTTGAACCTCATTCAGTTCTGCAAGGAGTAGCTCTGCTGCTCTTTTGGATTTCCTAGCTTCTTGTTCTGAAGAAGCCATATTCGCATGCAAATCACAGCACATTTTCCCAATTTGTTCTAACTTCAAAACTGGATCACCAGAATTAGCATCATCTGCAACATCAATGTTTCCTAGAATATTTATGATTAAGCTCAAAGTATTTCCTTTCTCCTGCAAATTGTTCTCAGTTTCTTTCAAACAATTCCGCAAGAATAAACTCTCAGACTGTAGGGCTTCTACCCTCCCTGGATAAGCGGACAAATCCCTGAACTTTTGTTCATATTCTGCAAGTTTACCTTCGCCTATCTTGATCTCAGATCTCAAGCGTTCCACCTCAGAATTGATCTCGTCAATATTTTGTTTCAGACTGTCACGCTGTTGCACCAATTGCTTTCCTTTTCTAACTGCAACATTTAACTTCTCTCTAACAGAAGCTGACTTCTGCTCCTCCTGATTAAGAAGCCCTTGCAACTCATTCACTTTTTTATCTAGCACTTCTAACTCACAAGCCAAAGACCGTTGCTTCTCCACATATccatctctctcctccttcacaTCAAAAATTTCACGTTGAACCTCCTCCAACTCTTTCTTCAAAGCAACTATATCTGATTCAGCAATATCAGGTGTGCTTGTGCTTCTCGCTTCAACAACCATTGCTTCAGAAATTTCAGTACCATCGGCTGTAACCCCAAACACTGGTTTCTCGGAGGAAAGAGTTGCATAATTCTCTAAAAGCTTAGTCAGTAACCCTTCCAAGCACTCAATGCTTCTTTCACCAGAATACTCAGACTTTGTTCCAGGATCCTGCAATGCATCAGTGACCAGACCCTGCAACCTTCTTATACCATCTTCTATGCTGAGAATTTGCTTCTCATTCCCTCGCAGCTTGGCTACATTCTCCTGCAAATCAGAAACTTCCTCCTGCAGTTTTTCATTCTCAAGCTCAAACTCAGCTGCCTTTGCTGAAAGTTTATCATGATGATTGCTCAGAAGCTCCAATCTTTGAGAAAGATTATTTCTCTCATCAATAAATGTCTGGAGGTCTTCCTCAAGGTCAGACGTCCTCCTTCTTGAGTCTTCCAAATCAGCAGTTAACGATGCACAATGGCTCTCAAGGTTAACAATCTTCTGCTGGAGAGACACATTCTCACCCTGCACCTCCGAAAGTTCTTTTCTTAACCACTCAATCCTATCCTCAGGCTCCATGGACCGCAGATGCGATGGCATATCAATCCTGTCTAAAAGTTCCTCCCATCTCTGGACTAAGTTGTTCCTTTCCATTAAAGATTGCTCTAACATTTCATTCTGTTCGGCCAACCCGTAGAACTTACTTTGAAGTTCAtcatattttcttttgaaatcaTCACTGGAATCTGAACTTGGCTGTACATCATCTTTCCAGGAATCCATAACAACAAAACCAGCATCAGAATATGAACCTCCTCCAGCAGAACTCTTCTGATCTGAATCTGTCAGAGGAAAACTGTTTCTAGTAGCTGACCTAGCCAGCCAATCGATTTTTTCAATAATATCTCTCGAATGAAAATGCTCTGGCAGATCAAGGTCTTCTAAAATCTCTTCTATTCTCTGAAGGACAGAGTCTTTGAGAAGGAATGATTCTCTTAACGCAGTAGCAGAATTGCGAATGTATGAAAGCTCAGATTCCAGAGCTTCCACACGCTCACCAGCTTCTGAATATGCCTTGAGCTTTGTTTCAACCTCAAGAAGCCTGGAATCTTTGAATTGCAGCTCCAGTACGAATCTTTCCAGTTCACTAGATTTCTCTGTAAGAGACTGCTTGAGACCATCTCGCTGGACAATCAAGCCTTTCCCCTTGGAGACAGCAATGCTAAGCTTCTCTCTCAGGGAAGACACCCGTTGCTCTGATTGTTCAAGTTCATTTAGTTTCTCTTGTAACTCAGAACGGGCAACAAGAAGGGCTTCCTCAACCTGACGTAAACTTTCCCTGAGAACAATGGTTTCACTTTCAAGCTGGAAACACGAGGCATTTAACTGCTGCATTTCTTCCTGCATTGAAGTAGATTCCATCACCTTAGATTGAAAACCTTCTTTACATAAGCCTACCTGCGTATCAGCCTCCTTGAACTTCTGAACAAGACACAATACCAATGATTCC
Above is a window of Malus sylvestris chromosome 15, drMalSylv7.2, whole genome shotgun sequence DNA encoding:
- the LOC126604296 gene encoding trans-Golgi network-localized SYP41-interacting protein 1-like isoform X3 — encoded protein: MDKNKSRTDLLAAGRKKLQQFRQKKDGKGSGSGKSTKTSDKSEKHEADVDVVSSATKPTAVPQTPEGETESHVDANLENINSSGSHSGEIPTASDINAAAPSAVPITHERNAVETLIYQNAESASQEVGFSKCDVNFSATNVGESTGGTDAEVARISSLDSSHVMDSRGLAKDANMSISVDVSAQPTSVDDTDQTKSRDEETLPPSQNINTSLVQEREDQEADGLDAKNCNRSQEADMELKGDDRIFSSELDRTFESFSVQAPSLDEQTDTLYEASDREVELAGDKSVALSEIDRTAETFPDLESSIDDQTGKADEASLSTGATMSDGLSVSDLALPEADRSLVVSAAMENRQVTEDVSGGEEHGALSEDHHQKKGLQRPPEANMVIPDKEWTASPVADVSSISLSQLTEVVRRLSEEEFRVLMKSIESVSNAFQGTTNLIVPEHVFLEMFERLKEKLVLTHLTKDISDLQLVQQSEMQVEFDCQHDQLRDETSLLRASLQEVREKNQCLAEELSECRCELQAVVSGKEEFQDKLQTAQAEVEEFSARAIESHSSLERSRQDLLSLSAELADCKSLVAALQVENEKLNGSIALWDEDRKKLVEQNDLYLHEKEKLSAELVDGKSSVEALQDQISSLSESLGSVTEERKKLAEEKEHLSSENDKLSIEVADSKNTVLALQVDNGNLNRSLSLVTEERKKLEEETKHIFSENEKLAIELAASKNLILDLQVENEKLNGSLALVTGERKKLEEEKDYSAHEIEKLSSEILVLQERLSAEHEEHKRLEVDLKETTTCLEKLSEENNFLTSSLDILKAKIIEVDNSGIKIASQAGEGGDQVELSEVRSRSHEIETENEKNHQDSEGSFIMVEKPSSDGSGGGSSVLNLGREVFDDSFGFVALKGRVEEAEKMLNKLVQEIEGICSRSELLNRSGDKVSTPPVLKLIQAFESKVHLDEHDGEERGLTDNQSPADSIASVREQTGNLRALFEQLLLDAANASELLKEERDGRKTANATFVELKDQYEDLEEHSKKLEATNIELGVLYEALEQHRAIIETRNSELVVLCESLRLQVTNLEAENMEVGRKLHKYESRINQLHSRLHDLHLSSNDTVSQISDQLENFHKEAADRLLILEQHWDSTLAPVVEAIGKLGESIGSFTTTTPVSHYCLDSSHFVASVYDAITVIKDLTEKLKSSQTDRDAICILHKEVNEKCDDLHVKNELASEMLHKLYGNLRKLLRVLHGSIDESEMNLENEKLPDPLDYSIYETIIEQLENFLSEGLQLQSVNKKLNSELMVRTEEFEELRQRCLDSSAIRKLIEDIEGVLEVEHAEFQEDKMLASHLESLVLCLVQKFKEADTQVGLCKEGFQSKVMESTSMQEEMQQLNASCFQLESETIVLRESLRQVEEALLVARSELQEKLNELEQSEQRVSSLREKLSIAVSKGKGLIVQRDGLKQSLTEKSSELERFVLELQFKDSRLLEVETKLKAYSEAGERVEALESELSYIRNSATALRESFLLKDSVLQRIEEILEDLDLPEHFHSRDIIEKIDWLARSATRNSFPLTDSDQKSSAGGGSYSDAGFVVMDSWKDDVQPSSDSSDDFKRKYDELQSKFYGLAEQNEMLEQSLMERNNLVQRWEELLDRIDMPSHLRSMEPEDRIEWLRKELSEVQGENVSLQQKIVNLESHCASLTADLEDSRRRTSDLEEDLQTFIDERNNLSQRLELLSNHHDKLSAKAAEFELENEKLQEEVSDLQENVAKLRGNEKQILSIEDGIRRLQGLVTDALQDPGTKSEYSGERSIECLEGLLTKLLENYATLSSEKPVFGVTADGTEISEAMVVEARSTSTPDIAESDIVALKKELEEVQREIFDVKEERDGYVEKQRSLACELEVLDKKVNELQGLLNQEEQKSASVREKLNVAVRKGKQLVQQRDSLKQNIDEINSEVERLRSEIKIGEGKLAEYEQKFRDLSAYPGRVEALQSESLFLRNCLKETENNLQEKGNTLSLIINILGNIDVADDANSGDPVLKLEQIGKMCCDLHANMASSEQEARKSKRAAELLLAELNEVQERNDGLQEELAKSASELAILSKERDLAEAAKLEALSHLEMVSTAHSEERKHQFSEFSGLKSGVDQLRKGFHDVTSLLAGVFHQDLVFLQNLESGIGSCLKSSSAADVVDVPLFTTSDGFITSKSDKENFISTNSWSDSNMHGQFDDNFIIEIFTHARHYLQELEMEIGLLKEKLDEHSISLHEKASSISKSMAIVRGELTSKNESFESLKRDLLHMEMVEKEKDNELLLLRRNIALLFEACTKSVMEMGRRKAELVGNGWSAGEQGMRLKLAELSEDGLSFSGEDQFRSEERVRSMTDMLLSTVSDFGSLTTEIVEGGQKELKITISKLQKELQEKDVQRERICMELVSQIKHAEAAATSYSMELQSSKSLVHDLEKRLEVMNGEHNLLEQRVNELEDGCATSTELQERVRSLTDVIAAKDQEIEDLMQALDDEEVQMQGHTSRIKELEKVVEQKNLDLENLETSRGKVMKKLSITVSKFDELHHLSASLLAEVEKLQSQLQERDDEISFLRQEVTRCTNDVLAASQTSNKRNSEDFHELLTWLDMNIARVGMHNGDQNNDQVSDHKEILKKKIDFVIQDLGDLRAVAQSKDTLLQVERSKVEELMRKGETLEKSLHEKESRLNLLDGVGDSGRGTSSTSEIVEVEPAKNNWAVAGTSVAPQVRSLRKGNNDQVAIAIDMDSGSSGRLEDEEDDKVHGFKSLTTSRIVPRFTRPVSDMVDGLWMSCDRALMRKPVLRLGIILYWAVLHALLATFAI
- the LOC126604296 gene encoding trans-Golgi network-localized SYP41-interacting protein 1-like isoform X4; this translates as MQEADGLDAKNCNRSQEADMELKGDDRIFSSELDRTFESFSVQAPSLDEQTDTLYEASDREVELAGDKSVALSEIDRTAETFPDLESSIDDQTGKADEASLSTGATMSDGLSVSDLALPEADRSLVVSAAMENRQVTEDVSGGEEHGALSEDHHQKKGLQRPPEANMVIPDKEWTASPVADVSSISLSQLTEVVRRLSEEEFRVLMKSIESVSNAFQGTTNLIVPEHVFLEMFERLKEKLVLTHLTKDISDLQLVQQSEMQVEFDCQHDQLRDETSLLRASLQEVREKNQCLAEELSECRCELQAVVSGKEEFQDKLQTAQAEVEEFSARAIESHSSLERSRQDLLSLSAELADCKSLVAALQVENEKLNGSIALWDEDRKKLVEQNDLYLHEKEKLSAELVDGKSSVEALQDQISSLSESLGSVTEERKKLAEEKEHLSSENDKLSIEVADSKNTVLALQVDNGNLNRSLSLVTEERKKLEEETKHIFSENEKLAIELAASKNLILDLQVENEKLNGSLALVTGERKKLEEEKDYSAHEIEKLSSEILVLQERLSAEHEEHKRLEVDLKETTTCLEKLSEENNFLTSSLDILKAKIIEVDNSGIKIASQAGEGGDQVELSEVRSRSHEIETENEKNHQDSEGSFIMVEKPSSDGSGGGSSVLNLGREVFDDSFGFVALKGRVEEAEKMLNKLVQEIEGICSRSELLNRSGDKVSTPPVLKLIQAFESKVHLDEHDGEERGLTDNQSPADSIASVREQTGNLRALFEQLLLDAANASELLKEERDGRKTANATFVELKDQYEDLEEHSKKLEATNIELGVLYEALEQHRAIIETRNSELVVLCESLRLQVTNLEAENMEVGRKLHKYESRINQLHSRLHDLHLSSNDTVSQISDQLENFHKEAADRLLILEQHWDSTLAPVVEAIGKLGESIGSFTTTTPVSHYCLDSSHFVASVYDAITVIKDLTEKLKSSQTDRDAICILHKEVNEKCDDLHVKNELASEMLHKLYGNLRKLLRVLHGSIDESEMNLENEKLPDPLDYSIYETIIEQLENFLSEGLQLQSVNKKLNSELMVRTEEFEELRQRCLDSSAIRKLIEDIEGVLEVEHAEFQEDKMLASHLESLVLCLVQKFKEADTQVGLCKEGFQSKVMESTSMQEEMQQLNASCFQLESETIVLRESLRQVEEALLVARSELQEKLNELEQSEQRVSSLREKLSIAVSKGKGLIVQRDGLKQSLTEKSSELERFVLELQFKDSRLLEVETKLKAYSEAGERVEALESELSYIRNSATALRESFLLKDSVLQRIEEILEDLDLPEHFHSRDIIEKIDWLARSATRNSFPLTDSDQKSSAGGGSYSDAGFVVMDSWKDDVQPSSDSSDDFKRKYDELQSKFYGLAEQNEMLEQSLMERNNLVQRWEELLDRIDMPSHLRSMEPEDRIEWLRKELSEVQGENVSLQQKIVNLESHCASLTADLEDSRRRTSDLEEDLQTFIDERNNLSQRLELLSNHHDKLSAKAAEFELENEKLQEEVSDLQENVAKLRGNEKQILSIEDGIRRLQGLVTDALQDPGTKSEYSGERSIECLEGLLTKLLENYATLSSEKPVFGVTADGTEISEAMVVEARSTSTPDIAESDIVALKKELEEVQREIFDVKEERDGYVEKQRSLACELEVLDKKVNELQGLLNQEEQKSASVREKLNVAVRKGKQLVQQRDSLKQNIDEINSEVERLRSEIKIGEGKLAEYEQKFRDLSAYPGRVEALQSESLFLRNCLKETENNLQEKGNTLSLIINILGNIDVADDANSGDPVLKLEQIGKMCCDLHANMASSEQEARKSKRAAELLLAELNEVQERNDGLQEELAKSASELAILSKERDLAEAAKLEALSHLEMVSTAHSEERKHQFSEFSGLKSGVDQLRKGFHDVTSLLAGVFHQDLVFLQNLESGIGSCLKSSSAADVVDVPLFTTSDGFITSKSDKENFISTNSWSDSNMHGQFDDNFIIEIFTHARHYLQELEMEIGLLKEKLDEHSISLHEKASSISKSMAIVRGELTSKNESFESLKRDLLHMEMVEKEKDNELLLLRRNIALLFEACTKSVMEMGRRKAELVGNGWSAGEQGMRLKLAELSEDGLSFSGEDQFRSEERVRSMTDMLLSTVSDFGSLTTEIVEGGQKELKITISKLQKELQEKDVQRERICMELVSQIKHAEAAATSYSMELQSSKSLVHDLEKRLEVMNGEHNLLEQRVNELEDGCATSTELQERVRSLTDVIAAKDQEIEDLMQALDDEEVQMQGHTSRIKELEKVVEQKNLDLENLETSRGKVMKKLSITVSKFDELHHLSASLLAEVEKLQSQLQERDDEISFLRQEVTRCTNDVLAASQTSNKRNSEDFHELLTWLDMNIARVGMHNGDQNNDQVSDHKEILKKKIDFVIQDLGDLRAVAQSKDTLLQVERSKVEELMRKGETLEKSLHEKESRLNLLDGVGDSGRGTSSTSEIVEVEPAKNNWAVAGTSVAPQVRSLRKGNNDQVAIAIDMDSGSSGRLEDEEDDKVHGFKSLTTSRIVPRFTRPVSDMVDGLWMSCDRALMRKPVLRLGIILYWAVLHALLATFAI
- the LOC126604296 gene encoding trans-Golgi network-localized SYP41-interacting protein 1-like isoform X5, with protein sequence MELKGDDRIFSSELDRTFESFSVQAPSLDEQTDTLYEASDREVELAGDKSVALSEIDRTAETFPDLESSIDDQTGKADEASLSTGATMSDGLSVSDLALPEADRSLVVSAAMENRQVTEDVSGGEEHGALSEDHHQKKGLQRPPEANMVIPDKEWTASPVADVSSISLSQLTEVVRRLSEEEFRVLMKSIESVSNAFQGTTNLIVPEHVFLEMFERLKEKLVLTHLTKDISDLQLVQQSEMQVEFDCQHDQLRDETSLLRASLQEVREKNQCLAEELSECRCELQAVVSGKEEFQDKLQTAQAEVEEFSARAIESHSSLERSRQDLLSLSAELADCKSLVAALQVENEKLNGSIALWDEDRKKLVEQNDLYLHEKEKLSAELVDGKSSVEALQDQISSLSESLGSVTEERKKLAEEKEHLSSENDKLSIEVADSKNTVLALQVDNGNLNRSLSLVTEERKKLEEETKHIFSENEKLAIELAASKNLILDLQVENEKLNGSLALVTGERKKLEEEKDYSAHEIEKLSSEILVLQERLSAEHEEHKRLEVDLKETTTCLEKLSEENNFLTSSLDILKAKIIEVDNSGIKIASQAGEGGDQVELSEVRSRSHEIETENEKNHQDSEGSFIMVEKPSSDGSGGGSSVLNLGREVFDDSFGFVALKGRVEEAEKMLNKLVQEIEGICSRSELLNRSGDKVSTPPVLKLIQAFESKVHLDEHDGEERGLTDNQSPADSIASVREQTGNLRALFEQLLLDAANASELLKEERDGRKTANATFVELKDQYEDLEEHSKKLEATNIELGVLYEALEQHRAIIETRNSELVVLCESLRLQVTNLEAENMEVGRKLHKYESRINQLHSRLHDLHLSSNDTVSQISDQLENFHKEAADRLLILEQHWDSTLAPVVEAIGKLGESIGSFTTTTPVSHYCLDSSHFVASVYDAITVIKDLTEKLKSSQTDRDAICILHKEVNEKCDDLHVKNELASEMLHKLYGNLRKLLRVLHGSIDESEMNLENEKLPDPLDYSIYETIIEQLENFLSEGLQLQSVNKKLNSELMVRTEEFEELRQRCLDSSAIRKLIEDIEGVLEVEHAEFQEDKMLASHLESLVLCLVQKFKEADTQVGLCKEGFQSKVMESTSMQEEMQQLNASCFQLESETIVLRESLRQVEEALLVARSELQEKLNELEQSEQRVSSLREKLSIAVSKGKGLIVQRDGLKQSLTEKSSELERFVLELQFKDSRLLEVETKLKAYSEAGERVEALESELSYIRNSATALRESFLLKDSVLQRIEEILEDLDLPEHFHSRDIIEKIDWLARSATRNSFPLTDSDQKSSAGGGSYSDAGFVVMDSWKDDVQPSSDSSDDFKRKYDELQSKFYGLAEQNEMLEQSLMERNNLVQRWEELLDRIDMPSHLRSMEPEDRIEWLRKELSEVQGENVSLQQKIVNLESHCASLTADLEDSRRRTSDLEEDLQTFIDERNNLSQRLELLSNHHDKLSAKAAEFELENEKLQEEVSDLQENVAKLRGNEKQILSIEDGIRRLQGLVTDALQDPGTKSEYSGERSIECLEGLLTKLLENYATLSSEKPVFGVTADGTEISEAMVVEARSTSTPDIAESDIVALKKELEEVQREIFDVKEERDGYVEKQRSLACELEVLDKKVNELQGLLNQEEQKSASVREKLNVAVRKGKQLVQQRDSLKQNIDEINSEVERLRSEIKIGEGKLAEYEQKFRDLSAYPGRVEALQSESLFLRNCLKETENNLQEKGNTLSLIINILGNIDVADDANSGDPVLKLEQIGKMCCDLHANMASSEQEARKSKRAAELLLAELNEVQERNDGLQEELAKSASELAILSKERDLAEAAKLEALSHLEMVSTAHSEERKHQFSEFSGLKSGVDQLRKGFHDVTSLLAGVFHQDLVFLQNLESGIGSCLKSSSAADVVDVPLFTTSDGFITSKSDKENFISTNSWSDSNMHGQFDDNFIIEIFTHARHYLQELEMEIGLLKEKLDEHSISLHEKASSISKSMAIVRGELTSKNESFESLKRDLLHMEMVEKEKDNELLLLRRNIALLFEACTKSVMEMGRRKAELVGNGWSAGEQGMRLKLAELSEDGLSFSGEDQFRSEERVRSMTDMLLSTVSDFGSLTTEIVEGGQKELKITISKLQKELQEKDVQRERICMELVSQIKHAEAAATSYSMELQSSKSLVHDLEKRLEVMNGEHNLLEQRVNELEDGCATSTELQERVRSLTDVIAAKDQEIEDLMQALDDEEVQMQGHTSRIKELEKVVEQKNLDLENLETSRGKVMKKLSITVSKFDELHHLSASLLAEVEKLQSQLQERDDEISFLRQEVTRCTNDVLAASQTSNKRNSEDFHELLTWLDMNIARVGMHNGDQNNDQVSDHKEILKKKIDFVIQDLGDLRAVAQSKDTLLQVERSKVEELMRKGETLEKSLHEKESRLNLLDGVGDSGRGTSSTSEIVEVEPAKNNWAVAGTSVAPQVRSLRKGNNDQVAIAIDMDSGSSGRLEDEEDDKVHGFKSLTTSRIVPRFTRPVSDMVDGLWMSCDRALMRKPVLRLGIILYWAVLHALLATFAI